The DNA region GCCTTTATTTGTTTAATTACTAAAAAAGCTAAAACAGTTTCCATTCCAATTTATATTTTAGATCTTTGTTTTATTGATTATTTTATAGTTTTTGCTTTTGTCCAAACTAATTAAAAACAAAATAAGATAAATAATGATTTAATATATAAAGATTATTCTAATTAATTTTCTATAAATAACAATGTTTTATAATTTTATTATGGCTAATAAAGCAAGAAAATATTAATAAATCAGTAGCATTATTCTGATTTTATTTTATTTAAATAACCACCTCAAATTAAAAAGCCAATGATGCTATTTGCAATAAAAAAACTTGTTTGAATTAACATATTAATATTAATTGTTATTGGATAATTAGCACCAATACTATTAACTCCTGCAAACATTGCAAATTGTAAAATATTTGAAATTAACCATAAAATTCATTGTTCTTTTAGTCGTAAAAACATTAAAATTGCAGCAATAATTGCGATGCTATTGATTGTACTGTCAAAAATATGAACAATAGGTTGGTTTAAATAAGCATAATCTGATTTTAATAATGCATAATGAAAAGCTGGAATTTCATAATATCAAGCAATAGCAAGAATAGCACAAATACCTAAAGAAATTGGTAAAATTATTCATCATTTTGAATTTCGAATGTTTAATAAGGAATCTTGTTCAAAAATAAAAGTTTTTTGTCATGTATATCAACCAATAAATTGAAATGGTAAATAAAAAAATAAATTTAATTGAGCATAACCAGTATAACCAAAACTAAATGAAAAAAGACCAAATGTAGTTACACTAATTAATCCTCAAAAATAATTGCTCATTTTACCAAAACTAATTAAAACAACATTTAAAATACTTGTAAAACTGACTAAACCACTTAATGAATAAAGTGTAGCGTTAATTCATTTAGGAATATTTCCTAAATAAGGTTTGGGAGTATTTAAGTTATTAACAATACTAAAAAAAGAAGGATTATGGTTAGCATCAATAAAATGATTAAAATCAAAAAAAGATAAAAAAGTAACAATAATCCCAATGCAAATTAAAAGAATTTTAAAAGTTTTTGGTAACTCTTTAATATCTTTACCAATTGTTTTGATTCCTAAAAAGTTAATTGGTTTTGTAATAATAAATCATTTTTGCTGTTCAGTAGTAATTTTCATTGTTATCTTCCTTTCATTATTTATCAAGTCTATAACTATATCTTAACAAAAAATAATATGTTTTATTCTTTTAAATGATATATTTTTGAAGATATAATTCATAAAAAATAAAAAAATCCTAAAAATAGTTGCTTGTTTTTTCATTTTTAGTATATAATCAATAAGGTTAAAAAGATATGCCATGCCTAGTTAGCTCAGTTGGTAGAGCAATCGGCTGTTAACCGATCGGTCGCAGGTTCGAGTCCTGCACTAGGCGCCATTATTTTTTTGAAAATTTTTATTGATATTTACCGGCCTGTTGGTGAAGCGGTTAACACACATGCCTTTCACGCATGCATTCACGGGTTCAAACCCCGTACAGGTCACCATTTTCGGGTGTTAGCTCAGTTGGGAGAGCGCCTGCCTTACAAGCAGGTGGTCAGCGGTTCAAGTCCGTTACACCCGACCATTTTTAATTAATAAGCTGGCTTAGCTCAATAGGTAGAGCAACTGACTTGTAATCAGTAGGTTGGGAGTTCAATTCTTCTAGCCAGCACCATTGCCTGTCTCCTGTTAGCTCAGTCGGTAGAGCAACTGGCTTTTAACCAGTGGGTCAAAGGTTCAAGTCCTTTACAGGAGACCATTTTTAAAATAGAGTAACCGGGTGTGGCGGAATTGGCAGACGCACCAGACTTAGGATCTGGCGGGGTAACTCGTGGGGGTTCAAGTCCCTTCACCCGGACCATAAAATTAAAAAAAAAATTAGCACTTTCAGAGTTTTTTTATTTGTAAAATTATGAATATAAATACAATACTTAAAAAATAATTTAGATCATTATTTTAATTTAAATACATATAACAATTATAGCCTTTTGAACAATTAATATTTTATTAAATAATAATAATTTTAACGAAAGAGAATATCTAAAAATGAAAAAAATAGTGAATTTATTAAGCGGTATTAGTTTAATAAATTAGTTTAATAAGAAGTAGTTGACCAATAGTCAATGCTAATAGTAGTTATAATCCATAAGTACAAATATTAAACCGAAGTAAACGGCAAGAAAATTTTAAAGTATTAAATGAATAAATTAAAAATTGAATCTTAGGTGAGTTAGTTGATAATTTGCCAGAAACAATTTTAAAAAAAATATGTATTATACCACATACATTTTAAAGATTACAAGAAAATAACAAAAATAATAAAAATATTTATTTATAATATAAAAATATCATAAAATAAATAAATAAAAAATATAAAATTAAACAAACTAAAAATTAGTTTAAATACAAAAACTTAATAATTTAAAATTATTTAATTAAACTATTCAAAAAATTAAATGGTGTCTTAAAATTTAAAGACTTATGAACTCTTTCAAAATTATAAAAATAATAATATTCATTTAATTTATTCTGTAAACTAACTGCATTTAATATTTTTTCTTCAAATACAAATAATTTAGTATAATTTTGATGAAATCTTTCAATCTTGCCGTTTGACTGTGGAGAACGAACGGGTGTTGTCTGATGAAAAATATTTTTATCTTTTAAAAATTGAGTAAAATTAGTTTCTTTAACATTATTTTTTTGATTATTCCGATAATTATTAATAAATTCAGAACCGTTATCAGTTCTAATTCGTGTTATTTTAACATAAAGTATATTTTTAAAATCGCTAATTGCTTTTTTAACAGCAGCAATAGCATTATCAATACTTAATACATCATAAACATATCCTAATGCTAATCTTGTTTTTTCATCAATAAAATCATAAACATAATACTTTTTATCAAATGGAAATTTACTTGGTACAAAATATTTATCGTCCATCTTTAATAAACCTATTTCTTTAACTTCATATCTTGGATGTTGTTTTTTAATTTATTTAATTTTATTTTTTATTTTTAATCATCTTTCATATTTTTTAAGTCAACGAAAAAATGTTTTTATTATTTTTGTTATTTTATTGTAATCTTTAAAATGTCTGTGGTATACTACATATTATTTTTAATAATGGGTCTTTAAATGTTTCAAACTTTAATTTTGTAAAAGGATAATTTAAATATGAATTAATAATATTTTTTGCTATTAATGTAAAAGTTTTAAATCACAATTCTACATCATTTTTAAAAAATTTATTATAACGAACTGGAACTTGGGTAATTTTACCTGTCATTGGATTAAAATTATTATAGTTTTCTAAAGTAACACCATTTCATAATTCATTTAACATTTAAACATCTCCTTATCATTTTCATTTTTTAGAATATAGTTTATAACTTCAAGATTAATGATTATTTTCTGGTGGCATTTTAATCGTTTAATCTTGCTTTTTTATGTATAGTCGGTACCTAAAAATTTATTCTAAGCTTTTATTAAGAAAGATAGTATTTTTAAAAGAAAATGCTATAATCATTCTAAACAAGGGAAAAATTATTAAATTAGGTGATTATTTATGGAGAAAGCAACACAAGATTTTCAAAAAAATGATGTTCGGTTAACAAGAATGTATTTTACTACACCAATGGAAGTTATTGCTAGAATTATGATTTTAATTGGACAAGCGGTTATGCTAGGAGTAATTATTATTGTATCAGCTTCTTTAGCAATGATTGCAACTAGTAAATTACCAATTCCTGCCGTTTTTAATAATTTTGGTTTAGCTTATGGTGTTTTTCGTGGTCTTACCATTTTTATTGCTCTGTTTGGGATTATCTTTTCTTTAATATTTGTAGTTCCAACATTAATTGTTCATAATATTAACCTTTTAAAGGTAACTGGAATTATTTTTAATACAGTCGGATGCATCTTTGTTTTACTAATGTTAGTATTAAGCATTATTGCATATCTTTATATTCCTGTTCGGCTAAATTTACCAGGGATAATTATGGCTGGACTTTGTATGTTAATGTTATTTTGAGGCAGTTTTTTATTATGATTCTCAGCAATTCGTCAGCAGAAACGAATTAACCTTGCTATTGCTGAAAGTTTAGATTTTAGTTCTAAATTAAATATAATTAAATAGGAAGGTGATTTAATGAAAAAAACAGAAAATAGTAAAACAATAAATCAAGAACAATCAGCAAAAGTAGTAAAAAAAATGCAGTTTGTTGTTGATGATTGTCCGCAAGTTTTAAAAAAATTAGATAAAACTGTTATTGATCACACCGTAAAATCATTAGGGAAATATGAATTAAATCGAAAGCAACAAATTCGCCCATTACCTTACCAATACAACATTGAAGCAAGTAAGTATTATTTTTCTACTAAAAGTGAAACAATAGCGAGAACTTTAATTGTCTTTTCACAATTATTGTTAATTGTAGTTGCTCTAATATATATTCCAACGTTAGGGCAGGTAGGAGCACAATTTATTATTTCTTTATTATCCAAATTTAAAACTCCATTTACTGATCAAATTGTAGCAATTGGTCAACCAATTGTAATTGGAATAATTATTTTATTAGCTATTTTATGGGTTACAACATTCTTTTTTATAACAATTCCAATTTTAATTACTAAAACATTAAAAACTGTTAATATTTGAATAATTATTGTTAGTATTGTTGGTAATATTAATTGCTTTTCAATTCTTGGATTAGCTATTTTACAATTTATTTATGCTAAAAATTCAGTTGCTGGATTAAATATTAACCCATTTGTTTTACCTTCAATTGCGATTGTTGCTTTTTGTTGTTTTATATTGGGGTGATTATTTTTAAAAAGTGATTGTAAAAAATATCAAACAAAATTAGAAAATGAAATATCAAACCAAATTAGAGCACTAAGAGAGTAAGGAGAAAAACTATTATGTTAACAAAAATTAGTTCAAAACGAGATGAATTAGCACTCCAATGAAATACAGGAATTGAAGTTGCAGCACGTTTATTAGTTATTAGTTTTTCAATTTTAGGAACTTCTATGGGTTATTTTATTAGTGCTGGTTGTGCAATGGCTTATAATAATATTAAAAATTTAACAGGTGTTATTTCCCATCGAACTTATGAATTACATTATATTATTGCTGGTATTGTTGCTCTAATTTGTGCTTGTTTTTTCTTTTGTTTTATTGGTTTTCCATATGTAAAATTAAAAAAAGCAGCTAGTTTTAAAAGTTGAATTATTATTTCAAGTATTTTTGCAATAATATATTATACAACATGTTTTACCTTAGCAGTAATTTTTATGAATATGTTTAACACTATGAATAATTATTTTATTGTGGGTTTTACTTTAATTATTATTTGTTTTTTAGTAATTTTTTTATCATATTTTTTATTATGACGTGAAGTAAAAAAACAATGAATTTTACGAAAAAAATTTGAGTATTTAGCAGATGAAGAACAAATGAAACAAGTAGAAACAAAATTAGCAACTTTAGAATTACGACGTCAGCGCCTTGTTGAATTAGAAATGATTAAGTATAATAAAGAAAAGTATAGTTTAAATCATTTAAAGGAAAAAAATAAAAATATTTATGTACAAAAACCTGTTTTAGAAGAGCAAGAACAAGAAGCTTTAAAATCATCTAAACAAGAATAATATAAAATAAATATTAGAGGAGACTGTATTAATGAATAAAGAAGATAGCAATAATAATGTGGTGAAATTAACAACTCAACCAGTTCGTTGAAAAATTTCTCGGAAAGCAATTTAAATCTTTTTGCTATTATTGCAATAATATCAATTACTGCTGGGTTCTAATTGATAAGTTTGTAATCAATGTTCTTCACATAATATAATTTCTTTTTTATAACCTAAATTTCACTCTAATTTATCACCAATTTTTTCAATATAATTATTTCCAAAATAAGCATTTTTATTATTACAATTAATTCTTTGACATTTCATAGATTTTTTAATCCTAATTTTGTTTACCTAATGCTCAATGTTCATCTGTAATTTCATCTGCTGAAAGTGTATATTTAACTAATCTATTTTCAATTTCTTCTTCATTTTCTTTATTACATGTAAAACAATAACCTCAATATCTTTTTTAAACAAATTTTCTTTTTCATAATAATTTTTAAATTCTCCTTTTTACAATTAACTACAAAGTACTAAAATGTTCTACATTTTGTAGTTACTTGTAGTATTAAGTAACTCCTCATCAAGTCCCCACTAGTAGATTAATTAAGAAATCCTTGCCCAGTTCTTAAAAGTTATTTAACCTCTACGCACACGATTTTATTTTTCTTCTTGCAATTAATAGTTATGAATGCACCACTACGCGTCTATCTTAATCAAAGTCATTAATTTACAAAATCGCAAAAAAACAAGTTAACAGCTCTAATGGTTTCATGCCGGCGGAAATGCCTTGTTGGGGAACCTTCCCTAAAAATATGTAATTATAAATTAAACACTTGTAGAGCCAATTATTTAATTTTTAGAGTTAATTTTCAAATAAAAAAACCGACCCTTATTGGGTTGGTTTTTTGTCCTACTTCATCCTTTATTCTACAAAATCAAAGTGGAATTATTAAAACTCATTTAAAAAATTATTTATTAAAGAAATTAAATAATCCCTATATTAAAATTGATAATATTGTAAAAGAGATTACTGTTGGTGTTACAAATAATGTTTCTACAATTGAATGAACATTTTTTTTAAAACAGTCATCTATTAATGGAACTTTGCGTGGGAATAATAATAAAGTATATCAAGATAAATTGTTAACTTTACCAAAAATAACTTTACCAAAAATTTATATTACAGTACGTTTTTCTTATTATGGTATTAGCAGTAAAACCTATAATTTAACTTATCAATATGATGTTGCATCTAAAGTAGTTAAAGATTGACGTGGTGTTGATAAAAATAATATCATAGTTTTACAAAGTGATTTTAATTTTTTTGAAAATTATACAACCCTTGATAAAATAACAAGTTTAGAAAATGATTATCGTGAAGAAATAATTGGTGTTGCTAATATATGAGAAAATAATAATCCAATGGGAGCAGGAAATAAAGATAATAATTATCCCGTTGAATTTTCAAATCGAAATTCGTTTGCAATTAAGTTAAATCAAGTTAATGATGGACGGAATAATAACAATAATTTACGAGTTGGAATCTATAATGCTAGTGTGACAGCAACAAAAGGATCACTAAATTATCAAGGAACATTAAGAACTAATTTAATTTATGTAAAAGCAGCGCTAATTGAACATCTTACAGTACCATTATTGTTTGCAGATAGTTCATGGACACAGCAACAAGCTTATCGGCAAATCAAAACTAGTATTTTAAGTCAAGCTGCAAGATATGGTTTAAATTTAACAGATAGTGATTTTAGGATTAGTGGAATTTCAGAAAATAATGTTGAAAAATTACAAACTGGGAATAAAGTAATTTTCATTACTACTGTGGGAAATGATAATGTTGTTACTGGAACAGCAGTTGTTGATTTAATTGTAAATTAAGTTAATATTAGAAAATATAATAGTGCACTTAAACTAGGCTTTCAAAAAGTAAATGATTCAATTTGTGAAACAATAAGCAGTATTTTTGCACAATTACAACAAGTAGTTAATAAAGATGGATATAATATTGTAAATTTCCGTGAATATTTTAATGTTATTATTTTGATTTAAGATAATCGTGAATTAGAGCTAATGATGTCTTTTTAGAAGAAGGTAATTATTGATATTATATTAAAGTAACAAGTTTTGGAGAAAAATATTTTGAGGGAACAATATCAAATATTTTGATTGTTAAAAAATAGGAAAAAAATAATTTAATTGCTTAAATTTAAGGAAAATGTTAAAATGTTTACACAAATTAAAATAGAGTTAAATACCAAAGGGGGAACAAAATGTTTAAAAATAAGCCAACATATGGAAGTAAATTTCCAGATTTAGAGTTG from Spiroplasma kunkelii CR2-3x includes:
- the pnuC gene encoding nicotinamide riboside transporter PnuC, producing the protein MKITTEQQKWFIITKPINFLGIKTIGKDIKELPKTFKILLICIGIIVTFLSFFDFNHFIDANHNPSFFSIVNNLNTPKPYLGNIPKWINATLYSLSGLVSFTSILNVVLISFGKMSNYFWGLISVTTFGLFSFSFGYTGYAQLNLFFYLPFQFIGWYTWQKTFIFEQDSLLNIRNSKWWIILPISLGICAILAIAWYYEIPAFHYALLKSDYAYLNQPIVHIFDSTINSIAIIAAILMFLRLKEQWILWLISNILQFAMFAGVNSIGANYPITININMLIQTSFFIANSIIGFLIWGGYLNKIKSE
- a CDS encoding DDE-type integrase/transposase/recombinase, which produces MDDKYFVPSKFPFDKKYYVYDFIDEKTRLALGYVYDVLSIDNAIAAVKKAISDFKNILYVKITRIRTDNGSEFINNYRNNQKNNVKETNFTQFLKDKNIFHQTTPVRSPQSNGKIERFHQNYTKLFVFEEKILNAVSLQNKLNEYYYFYNFERVHKSLNFKTPFNFLNSLIK